The following proteins are co-located in the Primulina tabacum isolate GXHZ01 chromosome 11, ASM2559414v2, whole genome shotgun sequence genome:
- the LOC142519674 gene encoding uncharacterized protein LOC142519674 gives MEARYKSGTCRSYQHNDSITVENHYQFDVFIAAIDIQVEEVNNRFNDEAVKLPTLSCALEPKKKFKLFNVDHIYRLAEKFYYLDFNSQDLHHLKMQLDHYKLDVAGHERFQNLSTISELCQRLFETNNSGTYCNSQA, from the coding sequence ATGGAAGCTCGTTATAAATCTGGTACATGCCGTTCTTATCAACATAATGATTCAATCACAGTTGAGAACCACTATCAATTTGATGTATTTATAGCTGCAATAGATATTCAAGTTGAAGAGGTTAATAATAGATTCAATGATGAGGCAGTTAAACTTCCTACACTTAGTTGTGCTTTGGAACCTAAAAAAAAGTTTAAGCTTTTTAATGTTGATCATATCTATCGACTTGCTGAGAAATTCTATTATCTTGATTTCAATTCACAAGATTTGCATCACTTGAAAATGCAATTGGATCACTATAAACTTGATGTTGCTGGCCATGAAAGATTTCAGAATTTATCAACTATTTCTGAATTATGTCAAAGATTATTTGAGACAAATAATTCAGGAACCtactgtaatagccaagcctga